In Plasmodium gaboni strain SY75 chromosome 11, whole genome shotgun sequence, the following proteins share a genomic window:
- a CDS encoding hypothetical protein (conserved Plasmodium protein, unknown function) has product MNNHPVINIFLNKYEGLYKNLPNKTHIILLPESQTLLNVNINLEFIKRHIFYKGPSKDIYINLLDECIEIDSKNIYTSYGFEENKICEIIKIETNANYKFFKVIFINEPLTVQDNEENNFFSYYDIGENKEKDNHFYNDSNNYKNDLNIFFNTNIKCKEFFYSQLNEFKHTYIIVKGYENFIGKKILNIVDDTLTYQNNTNQKLNGKDIKLSLIKFTYSSLYKHIWKHLLKNYENIEYKIQQKMAYLRKDISAFLKKVQLENISFFHIKIISFHIKKIEKYHDPINKIHILDNISKIICEVVSAENNNLKEQNIAIYDINSDTLISILVAAISFGEIQNIISHSLHLHMYIDNLSTSEKIDKLSYIFTIFHSAIMYLCDVKNI; this is encoded by the exons atgAATAATCATCCAGttattaacatatttttGAATAAGTATGAAGGGTTATACAAAAACCTGCCCAATAAAacacatataatattattaccaGAATCTCAAACGTTATTAAATGTGAACATCAATTTagaatttataaaaaggcatatattttataaagGACCTTCAAaagatatttatataaatttacTAGACGAATGTATAGAAATTgattcaaaaaatatttatacaaGTTATGGAtttgaagaaaataaaatatgtgaaattataaaaattgaAACAAATGctaattataaatttttcaaagtgatttttattaatgAACCCTTAACGGTTCAAgataatgaagaaaataattttttttcttattatgatataggagaaaataaagaaaaagataatcatttttataatgatagtaataattataaaaatgatttaaatatattttttaatacaaatattaaatgtaaagaatttttttattctcaacttaatgaatttaaacacacatatattatagtaaaaggatatgaaaattttattGGGAAAAAAATTCTAAACATTGTAGATGATACATTAAcatatcaaaataatacTAATCAAAAACTAAACGGTAAAGATATTAAACTTTCTTTGATTAAATTTACGTATTCATCTCtttataaacatatatgGAAACATCTActtaaaaattatgaaaatattgaatataaaatacaaCAAAAAATGGCTTATCTTAGAAAAGACATAAGTgcttttttaaaaaaggTTCAGCTGGAAAATATTAGTTTCTTtcacataaaaataatttcttttcatattaaaaag ATTGAAAAGTATCATGATCcaattaataaaatacacatattagataatataagtaaaataatatgtgAAGTTGTATCAGctgaaaataataatttaaaagaacaaaatattgCCATTTATGATATTAATAGTGATACACTTATTTCCATTCTTGTGGCAGCAATTTCTTTCGGTGaaattcaaaatataattagTCATTCATTACATttacatatgtatatagACAATTTAAGTACATCAGAAAAAATTGATAAGctttcttatatatttactaTATTCCATTCAGCTATTATGTATCTTTGTGATgtcaaaaatatatga